The nucleotide window GCTTTCGCGCGATGACCATGGGCGAATTGCTTTCCGGCGATTTGTCGGCCGAACTGACGGCGCTGCTTGCAGCCAGGCCGGAATTTGGCGATTTCGATGCTGATGGCGCGGCTCGGGTCGTTGCCTGCTTAACCTCGCCTCCCCAGACCCCTGTTTCAATTCCATGAATCCCCCCCTTCCCCTTCTCGTGGCCGAAATCGGCATCAATCACAACGGTGACATGGCGCTCGCCGAGGCGATGGTACGTGCGGCAGCGGACGCCGGTGCCGATGCGGTGAAATTTCAAAACTACGCCACCGAGGATTTTCTCTCCGATCATGCGCTCACCTATACCTACCGTAGCCAGGGGCGGGAGATCACCGAATCGCAGTTCGCGATGTTTAAGCGCTGCGAGCTTGGCGACGCTGATCTGGCGCGGCTGAAGGCCTGTTGCGACGCGTGCGGGGTGATGTTTTTCAGCACGCCGACCAGCTCGGCCGGGGTGGATGCGCTGGTGCGCGCCGGGGCCACGCACCTGAAAAACGGTTCTGATTACCTCGGGCATCTTCCGCTGATCCGGCACATGGCGCGGAGTGGGCTGCCGACTATTCTTTCAACTGGCATGGCCACCGAGGTCGAAATTGTCGAAGCGGTGGACGCCTACCGGGGCGCGGGGGGGCGCGAGTTGGTGTTGCTGGCGTGCACCTCGGCCTATCCGACGCCCCCGGAGCAGGCCCACCTCCGGCGCATACCGGCGCTGGCTGCTCGTTTCGGCTGCGCCCCGGGTTTTAGCGACCACACAGCGGGCTGGGAGGCGGCGGTCGCCGCGGTGTGTTTGGGCGCCGTTATGGTGGAGAAGCATTTCACCACCGATCGCACTTTGCCGGGGCCCGACCAGTGGTTCTCCTCCGATCCGGCGGAGTTTGCTGAACTCGTACGCCGGGTGCGAGACGCCGAGACCCTGCTGGGCCACGCCGACCTCGGACCGACCGCGGCCGAGAAGCGTTCCCGCGTTGATTTTCGCCTGTCTTGCGTGGCAGCCCGGGATTTGCCGGCAGCTCACGTTGTTGAAGCGGGGGACATCGCCTTCCGGCGCCCGGCCACCGGTCTTCCCCCGTCGCAGGTTGAGCGGCTGGTGGGCCTTCGCCTGCCTGGCCAGCTCAAACGCGGTGAACCATTTACTGAACAACAACTACTTACACTTTTATCATGAATACAGCTCCAATCGACCCGGCTTGGGAAGATGCCATTTATTCGCAAGGTCGGCACCTCAACCGCTACCCCTTTGATGCGGTAGTCAGTTTTGTTTATCGCTATCGCCCCACAGGCCGCGCGCCGCAGGAAATCCGTATACTCGAAGTGGGTTGCGGAGCGGGTAATACCGTTTATTTAGCTAAACAGGTCTATTGGAATGATTGCTGCTTTAGGGGAAACCAATGAAACCGAAAATCAAGTTGGTGGATGAGCAGGGGCGAAAAGAGGTGAAGGCGCTGTTGGCCGGGGAGGAGCAGGCAGGATTGCCAAAGGCCAGGTTGATGGCCGTGAGGTTGGCGTTTACTGGACAGCATAGCCTGGAGGAGATTGCGGAGTTGACGGGGATGGTACGCAGTCGGGTGATCGAGTGGATCGGACGTTTCCGCAAAGAGGGAGTACAGGGGCTCAAGAATAAGCCCAGAGGGGGCGCGAAGGCGGGTAGCACCCAAGTGACCCCGAGCGCTGAATCCGGGTTGATCGAAGGGCTCAAAGAGGGCCGATGGAAGCGGGCCGAAGAAGTCCAACGTTGGGCGAAGAGCCAGGGGGTGAACTTGTCACGGCCCGGGGTGTATGGATGGCTGCGGCGGGTGGGGGCGAAGCTGAAGTTGCCGCGCAAAAGTCACGCGAAAAAGGATCCTGCCAAAGCCGATGCGTTCAAGCGGGAGTTGGACACTCGCCTAGCCGCGCTGGGTTTACCAAAAGGAACGAAGGTAAGGGTTTGGGTGGCCGACGAACACCGCTACGGACTGATCAGTGTCTTGCGCCGCGTGTGGACTTTAAGGGGGCACCGCCCCACTGCGCCTTACCGCACTCGTTACCAATGGGGCTATCTTTACTCCGCGCTCGAGGTAGCCGGCGATGGTTTGGCCGAAGCCATGTTCGCCGATGGAGTAAGTCTGGACATGAGCCACGCCTTTCTTCGCCAAATCAGCACCCGTGATCCCGAAGCAGTCCACGTCATCATCTGGGATCAGGCTGGTTTCCACCAGAACACCGACACCTCGCTCGATCAACTGCCCCCGAACGTACGCATTATCTCGCTGCCTCCCTATAGCCCTGAACTTAACCCGGTCGAAAAACTTGGTGATCTGATCAAGGACCGCATCGGCAACATTCTTTACGACACCCTTGGCGACATCGAAGCGGCCATCAGCGAGAAACTCCATCCCATCTGGCACGGTCCAGAGCGCGTTCGAAAATTGATCGGCGAGGGTTGGCTTCTCGCTAAAACAAACTGTTCCTTCAAACGCTATAGACCCGTTTTGGCATAGAAATAGTATAACAACTTGTGGTTTGCCGCTCGGGAAGGGTTCGATGTGGCCGGTATCGACGGCAGTGTTTCGGCCGTGGACCATGCGCGGCGGCGCTTTGAACAGGAGGGACTCAAGGGCGACCTTCGGGTGGGTTTGTTTGGGCAGTTGCCTTGGCCCGATGACAGCTTCGACTTGGTGGTGGACCGCGGTTCGCTGACCTGTGTTGCGCCCGCTGGGCAGCAGGAGGCGGTGACGGAGATTCACCGCGTGCTGCGACCGGGCGGATATTTTTTCCATAACGGCTATTCTTCCCGGCATTTAAGCGCCCAGTTGGGGACTAAACTGCCGGATGGTCGCACCACCGATATTACCAGCGGAAGCTTGGTGGGCGTTGGCGCATTGTATTTCAGCACGCGTGAGGACATTTTTGCCCGCTTTTCGCATGGCTGGGAAATCGGCTCGTTTGAACACGTCGTGAGTGAATCGGTGGCGCTCTCGGCGGATACCTCGCCTGCTTGTACCCACGCTGAGTGGAGGGTGGTCGTTCGTAAGCTATGAGTATGTCGCTGCGGGTCGTCTTCCTCGGCAACCACACCGTGGGTGTACGCACACTCACGGCCATCCGCCAGCAGGCGCTGCTTGTGGGCGTGGTCGCCCATCCCGATGACCCCGAGGACGGCGTGCGCTACGAGTCGGTTCACGCTGAGGCCGTTCGCCTCGGAGTGCCGGCGATCCGCTCGACGGGCAAGGCCCCAGCGCTGAAGGAATTTATCCGCGCCTGTGCTCCCGATTTGTTGTGGATTGCGGATTTTCGCTACCTGCTGCCGCCCGACGTAGTGGCGCTCGCCTCTCTGGGCGCGGTAAATCTCCATCCCAGCCTGTTGCCGGCTTATCGGGGCCGGGCTTCGATTAACTGGGCCATCCTGCGCGGCGAAGCTCGCCTGGGACTCACCGCCCATATCGTGGAGGCGGGCATGGATACCGGGGATATCGTTGGGCAAAGTTCCTATGAGCTACGCGCTGATCAGGACGTGGGCGATGCGCTCAATTTGCTTTATCCGATTTACGGACACCTCACGGCCGAGGTCTTATCCGCCTACATTGCCGGGAGGGTTACGCGTCGGCCCCAAAATCAAAGCGAGGCCAGTGAGTTTCCTCGCCGCACGCCCGCAGACGGGGCTGTTGATTGGACACGGAGTGCACGTGAGGTGCGTGATCTCATTCGGGCGGTTGCCCGCCCTTATCCTGGTGCATTTGCACCCACTCTCGGTGGCTGTGTGCGACTTTGGCGCGCAGGGGAGATTTTGCGCTTTTCGGGCACGAGCCATCCCGCCCCAGGTGAAATTCTGGAGGCTGCGCACGACGGCCATCTGCGGGTGGCCTGTAAAGACGCCAGCCTTCTTATAATCGAAAGTGCATGGGAGGGCGTTGTTCATGCCCGTCCATCCGTCGGCGTTATCCTTGGCGATGGCTCACCCCAAAATTCCCTACGCGGCAAATGACCTCCCTCGATTCCTCCACTGCCCGCGATGATCAAACCACCATCGCATTTTTCAGTAAACAGTTGGAACGCCACCAAGAGGGACCATTGGCGGTGAATTGGGGCAGCCAAGCCGGTCAGGATCGCCGCTTTGCTGTGTTGGCTGGAATTGGGGATATGACCGGTTGTCGGGTGCTTGATGTGGGCTGTGGTCTTGGAGGGTTCTATGATTGGCAACTGCGGCAGGGACTCGGACTGGACTACGTCGGGGTGGATATCACTCCGGGCATGATTGAAGCGGCGCGCTTGCGCCACCCAGGGGTGGATTTTCAAGTGGCCAATGTTTTGGCGACCGACCCCGGCCAGTTTGATTACGTTATCGCCAGTGGCATTTTCTACCTGCGGCAACACGAGCCCGAAGCGTTCCTTGAACGGATGGTGACCCGGTTGTTCGGGCTAGCCCGGCGCGGCGTGGCCGTTAACTCGCTCAGCACTTGGAGTCCGCGGCGCGATGCCGGTGAATTCTACGCTGACCCGGTGCACACCCTTGAATTTTGTCGCTCTTTAACCTCCGCCGTTGTGCTTCGGCACGATTATCATCCCGGAGACTTTACCCTTTATCTCCACCAAGCAGCCTTCGCCTCATGATCGTCTCCATCATGCAACCTGCCTACCTGCCTTGGTTGGGCTATTTCGATCGCATCGCCAAAAGCGATCTTCACATCGTGCTGGACGACGTCGCTATCGATGCCAACAGCAAGACCAAGTTCGCCAACCGTAACAAAATCCGCACGCCGGATGGCTGGATTTGGCTTACCGTGCCGCTCCGCTCAAAGGGCAAGCACGGCAACTTGCTCCTCAGTGAGGCTGAGATTACCCCTGACACCCCTTGGAGGCAAAAACACCTTGGGGCGCTGCAATCCAACTACACCCGCACGCCTTACTTTGCCGAGCACCGGGCCTATTTCGGGGATATCTATGCGCGGGATTGGGCCCACTTGGATGCGCTCACGGCGGAGACCACCGGTTATCTCCGTGGCGCTCTGGGCATCACCTGTCCGATTCAGCGCAGCTCGGCCATGAATGCCAGCGGCGAGAAGGATGCGCTCATCCTGAATTTATGCCGCGAGGTGGGCGCAACCACCTACATTTCGGGCCCGTTCGGCAGGGAGTACCTTGACGCAGCCGCCTTCGCTGCGGCTGGAATCCAGCTGGTGTTTCATGATTATGCGCATCCCGAGTATGCACAGGGCTTCCCTGGTTTTGAGCCCTACATGTCTGTCGTGGACTTGCTTTGCACCCAAGGCCCGGCTGCTGGCGACATCCTGCGCAGCAGCGAAACTTCACTGGTTAAAGCCGACCTTTTATGAACCGAATTCTTGTAATCGCCGCCCATCCTGATGACGAAGTGCTCGGCTGCGGGGGCACCCTGGCGAAGTTCGCCGCCGAGGGCGCCGCCGTCTCCGTGCTCATTCTCGCCAACGGCCTCACCTCGCGCCCCGGCTTCGATCCGGTGCGCGACGCCGAAATGCTCAAAGTCCACCACGAGCGCGCTCGCCGCGCCGGTGCGCTGCTTGGCGTGCGCGAAGTCAACGTGGCCGGCTTCCCCGACCAGCGCATGGACACCCTGCCGCTGCTCGACATCACCCAGACAATCGAGCGTGAGATCGCCCGCGTGCAGCCGTCGATCGTCTTCACCCAGCACGGCGGGGATTTGAACCTCGATCACGTTATCACCTTCCGCGCCACCCTGACCGCCACCCGCCCGATGGCCGGAGGCGTTGTGCGCGAGCTTTACAGTTACGAGGTGCCGTCATCGTCGGAGTGGGCGTTCGGTCAATTCGAGCCGCGTTTCCAGCCGTCGGTCTTTTTCGACATCGCCGACCACCTCGACGCGAAAATCGCGGCCATGCAGGTTTACGAGAGCGAGACGCGCGTCTTCCCGCACCCGCGCTCGCCCGAGGCCCTGCGCGCCTTAGCCCTCCAGCGCGGGGCCGCCTCCGGCCTGCGCGCCGCTGAGGCCTTCCACTGCGTGCGTTGCCTTCGCTAAGTCAATTCCTGGTCCGCCCCCTCTTTCTGTCCCCTGATGAAAAACATCCTGTTCTTTTCGCCCTACGCTTTTTGGAAACTGCATGCGTTGTATGAGGTCGGGCTGTTTCACCACTTTAAGCACCGCGGGCTTAATGTGGATTACATCCACTGCGACGGGGTTTTTGGCGACTGCGATCTGTACTGGGAGGCCACCGTCGGCCCACGTCCCGCCTGTGCCTGCGAGGTTTGCCAACGTGAGGTCAATGCCTTCCTCAAGCAGTATCACTTGCCCGTCGATCCGCTCGGCGCTTACACCCGACCCGAGGAGAAAATCGCCGCGCGCGGGTTTGTCGACGCGTTGCCCAACACCGGGCTGCTACAGGCGGAGTTTCTTGGCTTCCCCTTGGCCACGTGGATCAAGTCCTCGGTTCACACCCACCTGCGCGTCAACGTACTTGATCCGGCCAACCCGGGGCATGCCCGGAGCCTGCGCAGCTACCTTTACCATGGAGCTGTCGCGCTACAGGCGATTCAGCGCGTGTTGACCGAGAAACGCCCCGACGTGGTCGTGTTGTTCAACGGCCGCATGTCCTATCCCAACATCGCCCTCGAGCTCGCCAGACTGCGCGGCATCCGGGTGGTCTGCCACGAGCGCGGCGTGCTGCGCGAGTCGCTCGCGCTTTGGGAAAACAACCACTGCATTTCGTTCGGGGTCTTTGCCGAGATGGCGGAAAAGTGGGGCGCAGTCCCCCTGAATGGACCGGAGGCGACCCTGGCCGCCAAATGGCTGGCGGACCGCGCCAAGGGCAAAAACCTCAACTGGCGGGCGTTCAGCACCGACGGGTCCAGCGGCGCTTTCCCAGGGTTCATGGCCCGGCACCCCGGTAAGAAAGTCGCTGTGCTGTTCACTAGCAGCATGGATGAGATGATCGCCTGCGAGGACTACCAATGCGTTTTCGGCGATCAGATTCCTTGGATCGAGCGCACCGTGGCCGAGTTTGCGACCATGTCAGACGCCGTGCTCGTGATACGCGCTCACCCGAACTCGGGCAGTAAACAATCCACCGGCGTCAACCTCGACGAACTGGGCTATTACCGGGAACTGCAAGCGAGGCTTCCGGCCAACGTGTTTCTGGTTCAGCCCCAGGACTCGGTGAGCTCCTATGCACTGATGGAGGCGGGTGACCTGGGCTTGGTTTTCGGCAGCACTGCTGGGCTGGAGATGTTAGGACGGGGCAAACCGGTGTTGGTGGCCGCCCGTTGCCAATGGACCTATGCCCAGGTCCTGCCGCAGATCATGGATTCCTCCGGCTACGGCGATTTGCTCCGCAGCACTCTCGCCGCGCCCAGCACGCTGGCCGAGAAGTTGGCGCGGATGCGCACCGCTTACCGGTTCATTTACGCTTACCTCTACCGTTGGCAAATCGCGTTCCCACTGGTGGCCATGCCCGATCCGCACACCGGCGAACTGCGCGCCCAGACCCTCGAGGATTTCAAACCTGGCCGCCACGCGTGCCTCGATGCGGTCGCTGGCATCGTCCTGGGTGAGAATTCACTGGTTCCCGAGGTGAGCGGCCGTTCATTAACCGACGATTCCGCCGAGACCGCCGCTTTGGAGCGTTATGAGCGGCAGGGCGGTTATCGCTCGGGCCGCGCCGAGGGTGTGACCATCAGCGCGGTGGTGACGTGTTATAACTATGCCGATTTCCTCCTCCCGTGTGTGCGCAGTGTCGTCGAGCAAACCCGGCCGGTGGATGAGATCATCATCGTCGATGATGGTAGCACCGACGACAGCGCTTTGGTTGCCGAGCGCTGCATTGCCGCGTTTCCCCAGGCCAATATCCGGCTTCTGCGTCAGGCCAACTCCGGCCAACCGGCGCTGGCCCGCAACGCCGGCATCCACCAGGCGCGCGGCGATTACATCCTGCCAGTCGATGCCGACGACCGGATTGATCCCGGCTACATTGAGGCCTGCTGTGAGGCCATCGAGGACCAGCCCACCGTCGGGCTCATTTATGCTGACCCGATTTATATTAAAAACGGCCAGGCCAAGCAGGTGGTCGCGGGGCAGTTTTCTGTAGCATCGATGAAGCTGGGCAACCAGCTCGTCTATTGCTCGCTGTATAAACGCGAACTGTGGTGCCGGATCGGCGGATACCGGGACAATATTCGCGGCTATGAGGACTGGGATTTCTGGGTGGCGATCGCTCTGCTGGAGGTAAAGGTGGTACACCTTTCGCGTCCCGGCCTGCTTTATAACGAGAAGGATACCGGAGTGTTTTCGCAGACCACCGGCTCGCATCAGCAACGCGTCGCCCGGCTGACGTTGAACAATCCCGGCGCCTTCACCGCCACCGAATTGCAGGCGGCCGCCCGGCTCCTGCGCAGCCAGGGGCAAGATGTCCCCGCGCTGTTTACTCCGGCGGCGGTCGATCGTTTTCGTAAGGAGGTCGCACTGTTGCAGGCTCGCCGTGATCGGCTCGCCGGGGCCACCGTCGGTGACGCCCCCGAGGCGGCGGGGCAGCTCACCGCCGAGTTGTTGTTGGCCTGGCGCCATCACGACTGGATGTTGGGCGCGCAGCTGGCCGGACAGTGGCTCGCCGCCGTGGGGGCCGATCCGTTTGTGCTCACGGTGCAAGCGACCTGCTGGCAGCGCACGATGCACCCCGACCTGGCCGCCGCCGCTCGCCAAGCGGCGCAAGCGTGGACCCCGGAGTTTGTTTCGAACAACGCGCAGCCACTCGCCTTGAGCGGGGACTGGCGAAGCCTCGTGCGGGCAGGGCTGGCGCAGATGACGCCGCCGCGCCGCGAGGGCAGGGGGGCCTGGAGCTTGGCCTGGGCGTTGGTGCGGCTGGGGCGCGCCGATTTGGCCGAGGCAGTGGTGCGCGCTTGGCGCTCGACCGCGCTCGAGGCGGGGCTGGCCGATCTGATGGAAGCGGCGCTGGCAGGGATGCCCCGGCCGCAGCCGATCGCCGGTGAGGTGACGCCGGCGGCCAGCGAAGGTGATTTTACGGCCGACGATGTGGCGGCGGTCGCCGCCCTGGCCGAGGAGGCGCGCAACGATTCGACCAACGAGGAGTTGCGCGGGCAATTACAGGAACTCGGCGATGAATGCGCCCGGCGTTTGCTCGCGCTTCCGCCCGCGGAGGTGCGGGGGCTGTTTGCGAGTAATTTTGGCGCGATCTGGGAGGCGGTCAGCGGGGCTGGCATGGGATTGTCCGCCGCGCCGGTTAAACCCGGTGCGATCAGCGCCCCGGGTTCGGCAGGCTGGGCTCAGTCCGTTCTGGTGGCCTGGTTGCATCCGGAGGCGGTGCCGTCCGACACGGCTTGGGATCAAGCTCCGTTGTGGGTCTGGGAAGCGATTCAGTCCTCCTGCGCAGGGCGGGCGCGGGTGCGTGTCGACGCGGCCGCAGCGTCGGCCGGGGCGAAAGCGACCTTCGCCGGTTTAGCCGGCAAGCGGGTTTTGCTCTACGCCGACGACGAGGGGCAGGGGGGCGCGGCCCATTATAACCACCACCTCAGTCTAGCCCTGCGAGCGGCGGGAGCGGTCGTGGTGGTTGCCCAGCCCAAGTCGGCTACGCCCATGCTCCAGGAGCAGGCGCGCGCCGGTATCCGCCATGTGTGGACGGCCTACGATGCTTCCGGGATTTTCCCCCGCTCGATGACCGATGAGGCGGATGCGGAACGCATCATCGCCCAGGCGCGCCCGGACCTGATTTATTTTAGCGATTGCTGTGCGGTGTCGCACCTCGCGGCCAAACGTTATGCCGCGCGCAGTGGGCACGCCTACATGGTGATCTGCCACTCGGAGGCGGCCTACCTGGCCGACCGCTTCAAAGCCAGTCTGCCCGAGGTGGCTAGGCTGCTGGCCGCCGCCGCCGAAGTGGTCGCCGTTTCCGAGAGCAGCCGCCGGGTCTTGCAGAGTTGTTTCGGCCTGGCGGAGGGGCGCGGCCAGGTGATCTACAACGGCCGGCCAGCGTCGTATTTCGCGCCGGTTGATCCAGCCGAGCGCCAGCGGGTACGTCAGCAGTGGGGCGTCACCGACTCGACGTTGGTTGTCCTCACGGCGGCGCGCTTCGATAGCGGCAAGGGTTACCCGTTTCAGATCGAGGCGATGAAACACCTGCGTTCGGCCGGTGCGCTTGAGGGAGTGCAATTCATCTGGGTAGGGGAAGGCGAACTACGCGGGCAGATCGAGGACCAGGTCGCCCAGGACCAGCTCGCGGCGCACGTGCGCTTCCTCGGTTATCGTTGGGATGTACCTGAACTACTCGCGGGGGCCGATGCGTTCATTTTGCCCTCCCTGCACGAGGCGATGCCGCTGAGTATCATTGAGGCGATGGCGCGCGGGGTGCCGGTGATCGCCACCGCTGTCGGCGGCATCCCGGAGGAACTCGGTGACACTGGGCAACTTTTGCCCGATCCCAACCGCGATCCTCTGGCGACGAGCCGGGTGATGGCCCAGACGCTCGTGGAGTGGAGTAAGGACCGAGCTGGGTTGCGCGAGCGCGGCCGGCGGTCGCACGAACGGGCGAGCGGGCTTTTCCGGCAGGAACAGATGCTGGAAAAAACCCTCCAGTTGATCACCGCCACGCTCAAGGCGCTCGGCCTGAGTTAAGGAGATGCGGGCGGGGTGGTCACGAGGGGCGGTGTTGCGCCCCCCGTTGGGCTGGGCCTGCCCCAGCCCAACGGCCCGTGGTTAATCGCGTTTGCGCATCAAAACCTTAATCCTAAATCCGGCAATAGAAAGTGCGGCCGGCGGGCGTTGCCCGTCGGATAGATGAGGGTGGAGAGTGCTGCGGCAGGCTGAACGGAAGCGCGATCAGCTTGGGGCGGTGGCCAAAGGCGGTTCAGGGCCGAGTACAGGGAAGTTTTCCTGTAAAATCCTCGCTACGATTTGCCCCCAGCGCTGGGCGACACTCCATTGCTCCGCATTATGAAGGATACCATGTAACCATCTGGCCAGCTTTGTGATGAGTTCACTCAGGCGAGGTGCCTCGGCATGGCTCAAGCGCACGTCCAGGCGGCGTTGACCGGAGTGTTCGCTCTGCCGGGTCGCTCCGCAGAGCAGACGGGGACGTGTACTCACCGCCTCGTGGTGCTGACCGGGTTGAAGCAGGCGGTGATAGAGCGTCCACCAGTTGTAAACCAGTGCGGCCAAACGCGCGGCGTGCTGACAGGAGTTTAGCTCCTGGGAGGTAAACCCCGACCAGCTCCACTGGTTCTTGAGCTCGTCGAAGGGGTTTTCCGCGCCCCCACGTTCCCGATACAGGGTGGCAAGGGTAAGGATCTCGTAGGGCAGGCTCGTAACGAGGATCTGATGTTCGTAGATGATCGGCTCGCAGGCGGCCGCGTCGGGGATGTTCAGCAGCAAAGCGTGGTCGGCTTGCTCGCGCACGAGGCGGCGGCGGGCCCGGGGGTGGCGTTGGTCGTTGAGGCGACGGCGCAAGACCACCACACGTCGGGCCCGGTTCCAGCCTTGCAGGCGCAGGCAGCTTTCGCAGCCCTGCCAGCCTTGTCCGGCGTCGGTCCAAGCGGTGGTGGTGGTGCGTTCAAGCGCGGCCACCAGCTCGCGGGCCTTGGCGGTGCGGCGCAGTTTGAACAAATAGTTGAGTTTACGCGCTTCAGCTTCACTGAGCAGCGCCTCCTGGCCATAGGCGCAGTCACCGCGCAAAAGATGGGGCC belongs to Opitutus sp. and includes:
- a CDS encoding class I SAM-dependent methyltransferase; translated protein: MAGIDGSVSAVDHARRRFEQEGLKGDLRVGLFGQLPWPDDSFDLVVDRGSLTCVAPAGQQEAVTEIHRVLRPGGYFFHNGYSSRHLSAQLGTKLPDGRTTDITSGSLVGVGALYFSTREDIFARFSHGWEIGSFEHVVSESVALSADTSPACTHAEWRVVVRKL
- a CDS encoding N-acetylneuraminate synthase family protein — its product is MNPPLPLLVAEIGINHNGDMALAEAMVRAAADAGADAVKFQNYATEDFLSDHALTYTYRSQGREITESQFAMFKRCELGDADLARLKACCDACGVMFFSTPTSSAGVDALVRAGATHLKNGSDYLGHLPLIRHMARSGLPTILSTGMATEVEIVEAVDAYRGAGGRELVLLACTSAYPTPPEQAHLRRIPALAARFGCAPGFSDHTAGWEAAVAAVCLGAVMVEKHFTTDRTLPGPDQWFSSDPAEFAELVRRVRDAETLLGHADLGPTAAEKRSRVDFRLSCVAARDLPAAHVVEAGDIAFRRPATGLPPSQVERLVGLRLPGQLKRGEPFTEQQLLTLLS
- a CDS encoding class I SAM-dependent methyltransferase; amino-acid sequence: MTSLDSSTARDDQTTIAFFSKQLERHQEGPLAVNWGSQAGQDRRFAVLAGIGDMTGCRVLDVGCGLGGFYDWQLRQGLGLDYVGVDITPGMIEAARLRHPGVDFQVANVLATDPGQFDYVIASGIFYLRQHEPEAFLERMVTRLFGLARRGVAVNSLSTWSPRRDAGEFYADPVHTLEFCRSLTSAVVLRHDYHPGDFTLYLHQAAFAS
- a CDS encoding formyltransferase, whose amino-acid sequence is MSLRVVFLGNHTVGVRTLTAIRQQALLVGVVAHPDDPEDGVRYESVHAEAVRLGVPAIRSTGKAPALKEFIRACAPDLLWIADFRYLLPPDVVALASLGAVNLHPSLLPAYRGRASINWAILRGEARLGLTAHIVEAGMDTGDIVGQSSYELRADQDVGDALNLLYPIYGHLTAEVLSAYIAGRVTRRPQNQSEASEFPRRTPADGAVDWTRSAREVRDLIRAVARPYPGAFAPTLGGCVRLWRAGEILRFSGTSHPAPGEILEAAHDGHLRVACKDASLLIIESAWEGVVHARPSVGVILGDGSPQNSLRGK
- a CDS encoding PIG-L family deacetylase; the protein is MNRILVIAAHPDDEVLGCGGTLAKFAAEGAAVSVLILANGLTSRPGFDPVRDAEMLKVHHERARRAGALLGVREVNVAGFPDQRMDTLPLLDITQTIEREIARVQPSIVFTQHGGDLNLDHVITFRATLTATRPMAGGVVRELYSYEVPSSSEWAFGQFEPRFQPSVFFDIADHLDAKIAAMQVYESETRVFPHPRSPEALRALALQRGAASGLRAAEAFHCVRCLR
- a CDS encoding IS630 family transposase, which encodes MKPKIKLVDEQGRKEVKALLAGEEQAGLPKARLMAVRLAFTGQHSLEEIAELTGMVRSRVIEWIGRFRKEGVQGLKNKPRGGAKAGSTQVTPSAESGLIEGLKEGRWKRAEEVQRWAKSQGVNLSRPGVYGWLRRVGAKLKLPRKSHAKKDPAKADAFKRELDTRLAALGLPKGTKVRVWVADEHRYGLISVLRRVWTLRGHRPTAPYRTRYQWGYLYSALEVAGDGLAEAMFADGVSLDMSHAFLRQISTRDPEAVHVIIWDQAGFHQNTDTSLDQLPPNVRIISLPPYSPELNPVEKLGDLIKDRIGNILYDTLGDIEAAISEKLHPIWHGPERVRKLIGEGWLLAKTNCSFKRYRPVLA
- a CDS encoding WbqC family protein, whose amino-acid sequence is MIVSIMQPAYLPWLGYFDRIAKSDLHIVLDDVAIDANSKTKFANRNKIRTPDGWIWLTVPLRSKGKHGNLLLSEAEITPDTPWRQKHLGALQSNYTRTPYFAEHRAYFGDIYARDWAHLDALTAETTGYLRGALGITCPIQRSSAMNASGEKDALILNLCREVGATTYISGPFGREYLDAAAFAAAGIQLVFHDYAHPEYAQGFPGFEPYMSVVDLLCTQGPAAGDILRSSETSLVKADLL
- a CDS encoding glycosyltransferase — translated: MKNILFFSPYAFWKLHALYEVGLFHHFKHRGLNVDYIHCDGVFGDCDLYWEATVGPRPACACEVCQREVNAFLKQYHLPVDPLGAYTRPEEKIAARGFVDALPNTGLLQAEFLGFPLATWIKSSVHTHLRVNVLDPANPGHARSLRSYLYHGAVALQAIQRVLTEKRPDVVVLFNGRMSYPNIALELARLRGIRVVCHERGVLRESLALWENNHCISFGVFAEMAEKWGAVPLNGPEATLAAKWLADRAKGKNLNWRAFSTDGSSGAFPGFMARHPGKKVAVLFTSSMDEMIACEDYQCVFGDQIPWIERTVAEFATMSDAVLVIRAHPNSGSKQSTGVNLDELGYYRELQARLPANVFLVQPQDSVSSYALMEAGDLGLVFGSTAGLEMLGRGKPVLVAARCQWTYAQVLPQIMDSSGYGDLLRSTLAAPSTLAEKLARMRTAYRFIYAYLYRWQIAFPLVAMPDPHTGELRAQTLEDFKPGRHACLDAVAGIVLGENSLVPEVSGRSLTDDSAETAALERYERQGGYRSGRAEGVTISAVVTCYNYADFLLPCVRSVVEQTRPVDEIIIVDDGSTDDSALVAERCIAAFPQANIRLLRQANSGQPALARNAGIHQARGDYILPVDADDRIDPGYIEACCEAIEDQPTVGLIYADPIYIKNGQAKQVVAGQFSVASMKLGNQLVYCSLYKRELWCRIGGYRDNIRGYEDWDFWVAIALLEVKVVHLSRPGLLYNEKDTGVFSQTTGSHQQRVARLTLNNPGAFTATELQAAARLLRSQGQDVPALFTPAAVDRFRKEVALLQARRDRLAGATVGDAPEAAGQLTAELLLAWRHHDWMLGAQLAGQWLAAVGADPFVLTVQATCWQRTMHPDLAAAARQAAQAWTPEFVSNNAQPLALSGDWRSLVRAGLAQMTPPRREGRGAWSLAWALVRLGRADLAEAVVRAWRSTALEAGLADLMEAALAGMPRPQPIAGEVTPAASEGDFTADDVAAVAALAEEARNDSTNEELRGQLQELGDECARRLLALPPAEVRGLFASNFGAIWEAVSGAGMGLSAAPVKPGAISAPGSAGWAQSVLVAWLHPEAVPSDTAWDQAPLWVWEAIQSSCAGRARVRVDAAAASAGAKATFAGLAGKRVLLYADDEGQGGAAHYNHHLSLALRAAGAVVVVAQPKSATPMLQEQARAGIRHVWTAYDASGIFPRSMTDEADAERIIAQARPDLIYFSDCCAVSHLAAKRYAARSGHAYMVICHSEAAYLADRFKASLPEVARLLAAAAEVVAVSESSRRVLQSCFGLAEGRGQVIYNGRPASYFAPVDPAERQRVRQQWGVTDSTLVVLTAARFDSGKGYPFQIEAMKHLRSAGALEGVQFIWVGEGELRGQIEDQVAQDQLAAHVRFLGYRWDVPELLAGADAFILPSLHEAMPLSIIEAMARGVPVIATAVGGIPEELGDTGQLLPDPNRDPLATSRVMAQTLVEWSKDRAGLRERGRRSHERASGLFRQEQMLEKTLQLITATLKALGLS